Proteins encoded within one genomic window of Scomber japonicus isolate fScoJap1 chromosome 16, fScoJap1.pri, whole genome shotgun sequence:
- the ckba gene encoding creatine kinase, brain a translates to MPFGNTHNQLKMKYASDQEFPDLTKHNNHMAKVLTPAMYEKLRSKQTPSGFTLDDVIQTGIDNPGHPFIMTVGCVAGDEETYEVFKDLLDPVISDRHGGYKPSDKHKTDINPDNLKGGDDLDPNYVLSSRVRTGRSIRNFCLPPHCSRGERRAVEKLSIEALDSLTGDLKGKYYALKNMTDAEQQQLIDDHFLFDKPVSPLLLASGMARDWPDARGIWHNDNKTFLVWVNEEDHLRVISMQKGGNMKEVFNRFCTGLTKIESLFKDRGHAFMWNEHLGYVLTCPSNLGTGLRAGVHVKLPNMSKHAKFEEALKRLRLQKRGTGGVDTAAVGGVFDISNADRLGFSEVELVQMVVDGVRLLVEMEKKLEKGQAIDDMMPAQK, encoded by the exons ATGCCTTTCGGTAACACACACAACCAGCTGAAGATGAAATACGCTTCGGATCAGGAGTTTCCGGACCTGACCAAACACAACAATCATATGGCCAAGGTCCTGACTCCTGCTATGTACGAGAAGCTGAGGAGCAAACAAACACCCAGTGGATTTACTTTGGATGATGTCATTCAGACTGGGATTGATAACCCAG GTCATCCCTTCATCATGACCGTCGGCTGTGTCGCCGGAGACGAGGAGACATACGAGGTGTTCAAAGACCTGCTGGACCCCGTGATCTCAGACAGACATGGTGGATACAAACCCTCAGACAAGCACAAGACCGACATTAACCCAGACAACCTGAAG ggaGGTGATGACCTTGACCCCAACTACGTCCTGAGCTCCCGCGTCCGAACAGGCCGCAGCATCCGCAACTTCTGTCTGCCACCACACTGCAGCCGAGGAGAGAGGCGTGCTGTGGAGAAGCTCTCCATCGAAG CTCTCGACTCTCTGACGGGAGACCTGAAGGGGAAATACTACGCCCTGAAGAACATGACAGAcgccgagcagcagcagctcatcgatgaccacttcctgtttgacaagccagtttctcctctgctgctggccTCAGGGATGGCCCGTGACTGGCCCGACGCCAGAGGCATCTG GCACAACGACAACAAGACATTCCTGGTGTGGGTGAACGAGGAGGACCATCTGCGTGTGATCTCTATGCAGAAAGGAGGAAACATGAAGGAAGTGTTTAATCGCTTCTGCACCGGACTCACCAAG ATTGAGTCTCTGTTCAAGGACAGAGGACACGCATTCATGTGGAACGAGCACCTGGGCTACGTCCTCACCTGCCCGTCCAACCTGGGCACCGGCCTGCGTGCTGGTGTGCACGTCAAGCTGCCCAACATGAGCAAGCACGCCAAGTTCGAGGAGGCTCTCAAGAGGCTGAGGCTCCAGAAACGTGGAACCG GCGGAGTGGACACAGCCGCTGTCGGTGGAGTGTTCGACATCTCCAACGCTGACAGACTGGGATTCTCTGAGGTGGAACTGGTCCAGATGGTGGTCGATGGTGTGAGGCTGCTGGTTGAGATGGAGAAGAAGCTGGAGAAGGGTCAGGCCATCGACGACATGATGCCCGCCCAGAAGTAA
- the trmt61a gene encoding tRNA (adenine(58)-N(1))-methyltransferase catalytic subunit TRMT61A, giving the protein MSFVEYSDFIQDGDVAIVYLSHDNMMPVKVQQGAQTQTRYGVIRHSTDLIGKRYGSKVTCSKGGWVHVLHPTPELWTVTLPHRTQILYTTDIATITMMLDLKPGSVVCESGTGSGSLSHAILRTIAPTGHLHTVEFHQKRAEAVAEEFKEHRVDHLVTVRNQDVCKDGFGVAGVADAVFLDIPSPWEAVGHAKTAMKKHGGRVCSFSPCIEQVQRTCEALADHGFEEINTLEVLLRVHDVRTVSLPLPDFGPDPSAEKQPEQPDSSEKAPAPKHTAVTVKTTTPPREIPGHTGYLTFATKPRT; this is encoded by the exons ATGAGTTTTGTGGAGTACTCCGACTTCATTCAGGATGGAGACGTCGCCATCGTTTACCTGAGCCATGACAACATGATGCCAGTGAAGGTGCAACAAGGCGCCCAAACACAGACGCGCTACGGGGTCATCCGCCACTCCACAGACCTCATAGGCAAGCGATAcgggtcaaaggtcacctgCAGCAAAGGCGGATGGGTCCATGTCCTTCACCCCACACCTGAGCTGTGGACAGTCACCCTGCCGCACCGCACGCAGATCCTCTACACCACAGACATCGCCACCATCACCATGATGCTGGATCTGAAGCCGGGATCTGTCGTCTGCGAGTCAG GTACGGGCAGCGGCTCGCTCTCCCACGCCATCCTGCGCACCATCGCCCCCACGGGTCACCTGCACACGGTCGAGTTCCACCAGAAGCGGGCGGAGGCGGTGGCCGAGGAGTTCAAGGAGCACCGTGTCGATCACCTGGTCACCGTCAGGAACCAGGACGTGTGCAAGGATGGATTTGGAGTGGCGGGCGTGGCGGATGCTGTATTCCTGGACATCCCGAGCCCCTGGGAGGCGGTGGGACACGCCAAGACGGCCATGAAGAAGCACG gaGGTCGGGTCTGCTCCTTCTCTCCGTGCATCGAGCAGGTTCAGAGGACTTGTGAGGCTCTGGCAGATCACGGCTTTGAGGAGATTAACACCTTGGAGGTCCTGCTGAGAGTCCACGACGTGCGAACCGTCTCTCTGCCGCTGCCCGACTTCGGCCCCGACCCCTCAGCTGAGAAACAACCCGAACAACCCGATTCCTCAGAGAAGGCGCCGGCTCCCAAACACACCGCTGTTACCGTAAAGACCACCACACCTCCCAGAGAAATACCCGGCCACACAGGCTACCTGACCTTCGCCACCAAACCGAGAACCTAG